In Fusobacterium massiliense, a single window of DNA contains:
- the def gene encoding peptide deformylase has translation MVYEIKKIGEDVLKQVAKEVEKNEINDEFRKFLDDMVETMYKTDGIGLAAPQIGVSKRIFVCDDGTGVVRKVINPVIVPLTEETQDYEEGCLSVPGIFKKVSRPKKISVKYLNENGEEIEEVAENFLAIVMQHEYDHLNGVLFIERISPMAKRMIAKKLATLKKELAQAR, from the coding sequence ATGGTCTATGAAATTAAAAAAATAGGAGAAGATGTTTTAAAACAAGTTGCTAAAGAAGTAGAAAAAAATGAAATAAACGATGAATTTAGAAAATTTTTAGATGACATGGTAGAAACTATGTATAAAACAGATGGAATAGGATTAGCTGCCCCTCAAATAGGTGTTAGTAAGAGAATATTTGTTTGTGATGATGGGACAGGAGTTGTGAGAAAAGTTATAAATCCTGTTATAGTTCCTTTGACAGAAGAAACTCAAGACTATGAAGAAGGTTGTTTGAGTGTGCCAGGAATTTTTAAAAAAGTATCAAGACCTAAAAAAATATCTGTAAAATACTTAAATGAAAATGGAGAAGAAATTGAAGAAGTAGCAGAGAATTTCTTAGCAATAGTTATGCAACATGAATATGATCATCTAAATGGAGTATTATTTATTGAAAGGATATCTCCTATGGCAAAAAGAATGATAGCTAAAAAATTAGCTACATTAAAAAAAGAATTAGCTCAGGCTAGATAA
- a CDS encoding FtsB family cell division protein, giving the protein MKKNFLWVVVIFAIFAYSVKVYFQISKNISKKANIEEEIVRVNKKIEETKNKIAIYDDRIKALDNDFEKEKLARNMLKMVKENEVIYKYVEKDNKKDVEVEEK; this is encoded by the coding sequence ATTAAAAAAAATTTTTTATGGGTTGTAGTTATTTTTGCAATTTTTGCTTATAGTGTAAAAGTGTATTTTCAAATTTCAAAAAATATTTCAAAAAAAGCAAATATTGAGGAAGAAATAGTTCGTGTAAATAAGAAAATAGAAGAAACGAAAAATAAAATAGCAATTTATGATGATAGAATAAAGGCCTTAGATAATGATTTTGAAAAAGAAAAATTAGCTAGAAATATGTTAAAAATGGTTAAGGAAAATGAAGTAATATATAAATATGTTGAAAAAGATAATAAAAAAGATGTGGAGGTAGAAGAAAAATGA
- the glpX gene encoding class II fructose-bisphosphatase has protein sequence MKRELALEFARVTEAAALAAHKWVGRGKKESADQAGVDAMRTMLNRLAIDGEIVIGEGEIDEAPMLYIGEKVGMIYNPEEKDNVTQVDPVDIAVDPVEGTRMTAQGQPNAITVLAVGKKGSFLKAPDMYMEKLIVGPEAKGVIDLSKPLEDNIHAVAKALKKDLKDLMIVILDKPRHKELIKDLQEMGVKVYALPDGDVAGSILTCMIDSDVDMLYGIGGAPEGVISAAVIRALGGDMQARLKLRNEVKGNSIENDKISKFEKLRCEEQGLHVGDILKLDDLAKDDEIIFSATGITGGDLLEGVKRKGNIARTQTLVVRGLSKTVRYINSIHNLDFKDEKISHLVK, from the coding sequence ATGAAAAGAGAATTAGCTTTGGAGTTTGCAAGAGTAACTGAAGCAGCAGCATTAGCAGCTCATAAATGGGTTGGTAGAGGTAAAAAAGAATCTGCCGATCAAGCAGGGGTTGATGCTATGAGAACTATGCTTAATAGACTTGCTATTGATGGAGAAATTGTCATTGGAGAAGGAGAAATAGATGAAGCTCCTATGCTATATATAGGAGAAAAAGTTGGAATGATATATAATCCAGAAGAAAAAGACAATGTTACACAAGTAGACCCAGTTGATATAGCAGTAGATCCAGTTGAGGGAACAAGAATGACTGCTCAAGGGCAACCTAATGCTATAACAGTTTTAGCAGTTGGGAAAAAAGGAAGTTTTTTAAAAGCTCCAGATATGTATATGGAAAAATTAATTGTTGGTCCTGAAGCTAAAGGAGTTATTGATTTATCAAAACCTTTGGAAGATAATATTCATGCAGTAGCTAAAGCATTAAAAAAAGATTTAAAAGATCTAATGATAGTTATTTTAGATAAACCAAGACATAAAGAATTAATAAAAGATTTACAAGAAATGGGAGTTAAAGTATATGCATTACCTGATGGAGATGTAGCAGGTTCAATTTTAACTTGTATGATAGACTCAGATGTTGATATGCTTTATGGGATAGGAGGAGCTCCAGAAGGAGTTATTTCTGCTGCTGTTATAAGAGCATTAGGTGGAGATATGCAAGCTAGATTAAAATTAAGAAATGAAGTTAAAGGAAACTCTATAGAAAATGATAAAATATCTAAATTTGAAAAATTAAGATGTGAAGAACAAGGGCTTCATGTTGGAGATATTTTAAAACTTGATGATTTAGCAAAAGATGATGAAATAATTTTCTCAGCGACTGGTATAACAGGTGGAGATTTATTAGAAGGGGTAAAAAGAAAAGGAAATATTGCTAGAACTCAAACTTTAGTTGTAAGAGGATTGTCAAAGACCGTTAGATATATTAACTCTATACATAATTTAGATTTTAAAGATGAAAAAATAAGTCATTTGGTAAAATAG
- the aroC gene encoding chorismate synthase encodes MNIWGNRIKLSIFGESHGKAIGITIDGLPAGIELDFQKINLFLERRKAGKNKYTTSRKEKDEFIILSGYKDGYTTGAPLCTIFENSNTIGKDYDNLKYLLRPGHSDYPAGVKFNGYNDVSGGGHFSGRITLALAFAGAIAIDILERKNIKIYSHIKKILDIKDKSFLEFSEDDILNKFKNLKEKDLPFIDEKKENEAKELLEKISQMGDSVGGEIECTCLNLPTGLGSPFFDSLESKISHLAFSIPAIKGIAFGLGFEFSDILGSKANDLYYLNEKKEIKTETNNNGGILGGLSTGMPLNFTVVVKPTSSISKIQKTVNIKTMKEDSIEIKGRHDSCIVPRVLPVVEAITALAILDEIIS; translated from the coding sequence ATGAATATTTGGGGAAATAGAATAAAATTATCTATATTTGGAGAATCTCATGGAAAAGCCATAGGGATTACTATAGATGGTTTACCAGCTGGAATAGAACTAGATTTTCAAAAAATAAATCTTTTTTTAGAAAGAAGAAAAGCAGGGAAAAATAAGTATACTACTTCAAGAAAAGAAAAAGATGAATTTATAATATTAAGTGGATATAAAGATGGCTATACAACTGGAGCACCTTTATGTACAATTTTTGAAAATTCAAATACAATAGGAAAAGATTATGATAATTTAAAATATCTATTAAGACCTGGGCATTCTGATTATCCAGCTGGAGTAAAATTTAATGGATATAATGATGTAAGCGGAGGAGGACATTTTTCTGGAAGAATAACTTTGGCTTTAGCTTTTGCAGGAGCTATTGCAATAGATATTTTAGAGAGAAAAAATATTAAAATATATTCTCATATAAAAAAAATACTGGATATCAAGGATAAAAGTTTTTTAGAATTTTCTGAAGATGATATTTTAAATAAATTTAAAAATTTAAAAGAAAAAGATTTACCTTTTATAGATGAAAAAAAAGAAAATGAAGCTAAAGAATTATTAGAAAAAATAAGCCAAATGGGAGATTCTGTTGGAGGAGAAATAGAATGTACTTGTTTAAATCTTCCTACTGGTCTAGGAAGTCCTTTTTTTGATAGTTTAGAAAGTAAAATTTCACATTTAGCCTTCTCTATACCTGCTATAAAAGGAATAGCTTTTGGTTTAGGATTTGAATTTTCAGATATTTTAGGTTCAAAAGCTAATGACTTATATTATTTGAATGAAAAAAAAGAAATAAAAACTGAAACGAATAATAATGGTGGAATTTTAGGAGGTTTGTCAACAGGAATGCCTTTGAATTTTACAGTTGTTGTAAAACCAACATCATCAATTTCTAAAATTCAAAAAACTGTAAATATAAAAACAATGAAAGAAGATAGTATAGAGATAAAAGGAAGACATGATTCTTGTATAGTGCCAAGAGTTCTACCTGTTGTAGAGGCTATAACAGCTCTTGCTATTTTAGATGAGATTATTAGCTAA
- a CDS encoding TonB-dependent receptor yields MKKLLIILSILSAIQTLAEDTIKLEKSVIKGNGKSSNYTLIPKEIKNTFTITQEKIREKNYKNVEEILRDSPGVIVQNTAFGPRIDMRGSGEKSLSRVKVLVDGISINPTEETMASLPINAIPVETIKKIEIIPGGGATLYGSGSVGGVINISTNSNVTKDNFFMDLNYGSFDNRNFGFAGGYNFNKNLYVNYGFSYLNSEDYREHEEKENKIYLLGFDYKINPKNRFRLQTRFSDIKQDGTNQVAIKELENNRKQPGLSLDLNTKDRSYTFDYEARPLDNLVLSTSLYKQKQDRNISTESIDDINIVASDRSHTWAKTEMNFYDVKSEMEAKFKEDKQGAKIKAKYDYTFLGNPGEVIVGYDYQKAKNFRDSYVKSETLKTYNNGYMDTVLDQSNRLPVINKVNMKMEKESQGIYVFDKMGLTDKLDWTTGIRFEKTKYNGYRKNGPNVMPYVDPKIKEINTDRRLTNYSGEFGLLYKYNDTGRVFTRFEKGFVTPFGNQLTDKVHDTTLKNPDAGIIIPPVVNVASKYVDNNLQAERTNTAEVGFRDYILGSTISTSLFLTDTKDEITLISSGVTNPAVNRWKYRNIGKTRRMGLEFEAEQHYGKFRFNQSLTLVKTKVLIANEEAKIERGDRVPMVPRLKATLGVKVDFTQRLSGYLNYTYISKQETRELRENEDLNQDDKIIKHTIPAHGTVDGGFQFKPDNYSNIKIGAKNLFSKKYNLRETSLEGLPAPERNYYLELNVRF; encoded by the coding sequence ATGAAAAAATTATTGATAATACTAAGTATTTTATCAGCAATTCAAACTCTTGCAGAAGATACAATAAAACTAGAGAAATCAGTAATAAAAGGGAATGGGAAAAGTTCAAATTACACTTTAATTCCAAAAGAGATTAAAAATACTTTTACTATTACTCAAGAAAAAATAAGAGAAAAAAATTATAAGAATGTAGAAGAAATATTGAGAGATTCTCCAGGAGTAATAGTTCAAAACACTGCTTTTGGACCTAGAATAGATATGAGAGGTAGTGGAGAAAAATCTTTAAGTAGAGTCAAAGTTTTAGTTGATGGAATTAGTATTAATCCGACAGAAGAAACAATGGCAAGCTTACCTATAAATGCAATTCCTGTTGAAACAATAAAGAAAATAGAAATTATACCAGGTGGAGGAGCTACTCTATATGGTAGTGGATCTGTTGGAGGAGTAATTAATATCTCAACAAATTCAAATGTTACAAAAGATAATTTCTTCATGGATTTAAATTATGGATCTTTTGATAATAGAAACTTTGGTTTTGCTGGTGGATATAATTTTAATAAAAATTTATATGTAAACTATGGATTTAGTTATCTTAATAGTGAAGATTATAGAGAACACGAAGAAAAAGAAAATAAGATTTATTTATTAGGTTTTGACTATAAAATAAATCCTAAAAATAGATTTAGATTACAGACTAGATTTAGTGATATAAAACAAGATGGAACTAACCAAGTTGCTATTAAAGAATTAGAAAATAATAGAAAACAACCAGGACTTAGTTTAGACTTAAACACAAAAGATAGAAGCTATACTTTTGATTATGAAGCTAGACCATTAGATAACTTAGTTTTATCAACTAGTTTGTATAAACAAAAACAAGATAGAAATATAAGTACAGAAAGTATTGATGATATAAATATAGTAGCTTCAGATAGGAGTCATACGTGGGCAAAAACTGAAATGAATTTTTATGATGTAAAGTCAGAAATGGAAGCTAAGTTTAAAGAAGATAAACAAGGTGCAAAAATTAAAGCTAAGTATGATTATACATTTTTGGGAAATCCTGGTGAGGTAATTGTTGGTTATGATTATCAAAAAGCTAAAAATTTTAGAGATTCTTATGTAAAATCTGAAACTTTAAAAACATATAATAATGGTTATATGGATACTGTTTTAGATCAATCGAATAGGCTACCAGTTATAAATAAAGTTAATATGAAAATGGAAAAAGAATCTCAAGGAATATATGTTTTTGATAAAATGGGACTGACAGATAAGTTAGATTGGACGACAGGAATTAGATTTGAAAAAACTAAATATAATGGTTATAGAAAAAATGGACCTAATGTTATGCCTTATGTAGATCCTAAAATTAAAGAAATCAATACTGATAGAAGATTAACTAATTATTCTGGAGAGTTTGGTTTACTATATAAATATAATGATACTGGAAGAGTTTTTACTAGATTTGAAAAAGGTTTTGTTACACCTTTTGGAAATCAATTGACTGATAAAGTACATGATACAACATTAAAAAATCCTGATGCTGGAATTATAATTCCACCTGTAGTAAATGTTGCATCTAAATATGTTGATAATAATTTACAAGCAGAAAGAACAAATACAGCAGAAGTAGGTTTTAGAGATTATATATTAGGTTCAACAATAAGCACATCTCTTTTCTTAACTGATACTAAAGATGAAATAACACTTATAAGCTCAGGAGTAACCAATCCGGCAGTTAATAGATGGAAATATAGAAATATAGGAAAAACAAGAAGGATGGGATTAGAATTTGAAGCAGAGCAACACTATGGAAAATTTAGATTTAATCAATCTTTAACTTTAGTAAAAACAAAAGTTTTGATAGCTAATGAGGAAGCTAAAATAGAAAGAGGGGACAGAGTTCCTATGGTTCCAAGATTGAAAGCTACTTTAGGAGTAAAGGTTGATTTCACACAAAGATTATCAGGATATCTAAATTATACGTATATCTCTAAACAAGAAACTAGAGAATTAAGAGAAAATGAAGATTTAAATCAAGATGATAAAATTATAAAGCATACTATTCCTGCTCATGGAACAGTTGATGGAGGTTTCCAATTTAAACCAGATAATTATTCGAATATAAAAATTGGAGCTAAAAATTTATTTTCAAAAAAATATAATTTAAGAGAAACAAGTTTGGAAGGACTTCCAGCACCAGAAAGAAATTATTATTTAGAGCTAAATGTTAGATTTTAA
- a CDS encoding autotransporter domain-containing protein — MKKNILMLMMLIAVNSYSDTKIKNPNMSATPHYRVPLTNEFVEAIEQKGYNDFLRVVDEISKNNNIVTNYTSKTTKKANRLHDDVDLVPVAHVVDNGGDLWKYEIEDLKTPVPDSDAGRSFHRVDKLVTDSENSIDKESLEKLGYKVSGYQNRFYLGNGNLIKDIVYLNKDKFSEKVKKEKDNQKYLVEGVYEKLDLGDKVSIPNDYPNEKNTNILGIKVDATKNANGEYTDEYYAKIQGKSRKEVAEFLKEKMEKEGIKGIIQKGDELYTKDSNGKEWRVLWSIEPISLHKSSAPDDEKFKDTLLTRIFTYKEFDDNSTTDSSGKKLYTKDGSIYLQDKYNYETKLMIKDGWAAPKTLEEKIKEARENLAEGNEPSSALEHYLYDKENLNSTQFNEKWVKPFENGDFEKDLANLRKDVKEAKEKLIPIEKKYNEAKEKTSAALNDPNWPKGLYYWDIEDKNENELENILSTKTEKEKELINEWRKYNAIQKEEGAKKDKLDEDIQINFPKKYGFYKAYWGGTANDERWLNRVIQDTKIIKDLLGKNVQFRGRGRIEGTIDLGEGSNQIEIEEQFTGRYGTNVILGPYSKIVNVKRVWVGGQLGSDSGVSISGRTSLSLDIDANKKNAEGNYYQHALKDSDPNITFMSRDAVTNLNNRNDFRIEIMTSKISEDGTIDMGRKINYKYTDVTTGKEYDMTMPFISDSIAHSLVDNQKNSNVGTSLIGVKIKDKIKRLTDDENEVYRSIKNAKKLSALQETLTTTNKKTTFSVADDEKNENKLINLATYLKTKNTEELLKDLSQFNLSSTEKEEMKKLIENIKISKPIEENLKNEQYLKDKLKIAEKLEKTPEYKSLNLVSLLNEIETFNIEDLRNKRDIEDVRNENTQKIKDLVNKIDMKALEKLKTEYPGLSLSELLTAINNVKTQNVVDKWDFGFLISRLETLKEATKNQLNDSIEKINEKLANSDRDLSKLLEGYTTDISKDYQNLKAKIYYTMREEEVLSELKNMLNQMSDRNIYSKLNKISKNELSTYTSIPFEVTHALSENKNLARGGFISNRTVQENFKGNIYTAYGLFEKGISSNNKWGLMIGGANTNHTEVYKRTLTTVATESEIKGVSAYLGTYYNKELAHNLNWLTGVGAQYGKYDVKRNMKNNYQTLDSKGKVNTYGLNTYSGLVMTYPIQEDVYLQFKGLLSYSAIKQSKVNESGDLPLNIKSNIYQYVDGEAGVSFNKIFYGDDIKSSISAGAYGVVGIFGYNNKNMNAKVDGSTSSFDIKGDKVKKDAVKINLDYNVQEESGYNYGLEGTYITNSKENNVKIGIKAGYVF; from the coding sequence ATGAAAAAAAATATCTTAATGCTAATGATGTTAATAGCAGTAAATTCATATAGTGATACAAAAATAAAAAACCCAAATATGAGTGCAACTCCTCATTATAGAGTTCCTTTAACAAATGAGTTTGTAGAAGCTATTGAGCAAAAGGGTTATAATGATTTTTTAAGAGTAGTTGATGAAATAAGTAAAAACAATAATATTGTTACGAATTATACAAGTAAAACAACAAAAAAAGCAAATAGATTACATGATGATGTTGATTTAGTACCAGTTGCACATGTAGTTGATAATGGTGGTGATTTATGGAAGTATGAAATAGAGGATCTTAAAACACCTGTTCCAGATTCTGATGCAGGTAGAAGTTTTCATAGAGTCGATAAGCTAGTTACAGATTCAGAAAATAGTATAGATAAAGAAAGTCTGGAAAAATTAGGGTATAAAGTAAGTGGATATCAAAATAGATTTTATTTAGGAAATGGAAATTTGATAAAAGATATAGTTTATTTAAATAAAGATAAATTTTCAGAAAAAGTAAAAAAAGAAAAAGATAATCAAAAATATCTTGTAGAAGGAGTATATGAAAAACTTGATTTGGGAGATAAAGTTTCTATTCCTAATGATTATCCAAATGAAAAAAATACTAATATATTAGGGATTAAAGTAGATGCTACTAAAAATGCTAACGGAGAGTATACTGATGAATATTATGCTAAAATTCAAGGAAAATCAAGAAAAGAAGTAGCAGAATTTTTAAAAGAAAAAATGGAAAAAGAAGGAATAAAAGGAATTATTCAAAAAGGTGATGAGCTTTATACAAAAGATAGCAATGGAAAAGAATGGAGAGTGCTATGGAGTATAGAGCCAATATCTCTTCATAAGTCATCAGCTCCAGATGATGAGAAATTTAAAGATACTTTACTTACTCGTATTTTTACTTATAAAGAATTTGATGATAATTCAACAACAGATAGTTCGGGTAAAAAATTATATACAAAAGATGGTAGTATTTATTTACAAGATAAATATAATTATGAAACTAAATTAATGATAAAAGATGGTTGGGCTGCTCCTAAAACACTTGAAGAAAAGATAAAAGAAGCAAGAGAAAATCTTGCAGAAGGGAATGAACCAAGTAGTGCACTTGAACATTATCTTTATGATAAAGAAAATTTAAATTCTACACAATTTAATGAAAAATGGGTAAAACCTTTTGAAAACGGAGATTTCGAAAAAGATTTAGCTAATTTAAGAAAAGATGTTAAAGAGGCAAAAGAAAAATTGATTCCTATTGAAAAAAAATACAATGAAGCAAAAGAGAAAACGAGTGCTGCTTTAAATGATCCTAATTGGCCAAAAGGACTTTATTACTGGGATATTGAAGATAAAAATGAAAACGAGCTAGAAAATATTCTTAGTACAAAGACTGAAAAAGAAAAAGAATTGATAAATGAATGGAGAAAGTACAACGCTATCCAAAAAGAAGAAGGAGCAAAAAAAGATAAGTTAGATGAAGATATTCAAATAAATTTTCCTAAGAAATATGGGTTTTATAAAGCATACTGGGGTGGAACAGCTAATGATGAAAGATGGTTAAACAGAGTAATACAAGATACTAAAATTATTAAGGATTTACTTGGAAAAAATGTTCAATTTAGAGGGAGAGGTAGAATAGAAGGAACTATTGACTTAGGTGAAGGAAGTAATCAAATTGAAATTGAAGAACAATTTACTGGTAGATATGGAACAAATGTAATTTTAGGACCTTATTCAAAAATAGTAAATGTAAAAAGAGTATGGGTTGGAGGACAATTAGGATCTGATTCAGGAGTCTCTATTTCTGGTAGAACTTCTTTATCTTTAGATATAGATGCTAACAAAAAGAATGCTGAAGGGAATTATTATCAACATGCTTTAAAAGATTCTGATCCTAATATAACTTTTATGAGTAGAGATGCAGTAACAAATTTAAATAATCGTAATGACTTTAGAATCGAAATCATGACAAGTAAAATATCTGAAGATGGAACAATAGATATGGGAAGAAAGATTAATTACAAATATACTGATGTGACAACTGGAAAAGAATACGATATGACTATGCCGTTTATATCTGATTCTATTGCACATAGTTTAGTTGATAATCAAAAAAACTCGAATGTAGGAACTTCATTAATTGGAGTAAAAATTAAAGATAAGATAAAAAGACTTACTGATGATGAAAATGAAGTTTATAGAAGTATAAAAAATGCTAAAAAACTTTCTGCTTTACAAGAAACTTTAACAACAACTAATAAGAAAACTACATTTAGTGTTGCTGATGATGAAAAAAATGAAAATAAACTTATTAACTTAGCTACATATTTAAAGACTAAAAATACAGAAGAGTTATTAAAAGATTTATCTCAATTTAATTTATCTTCTACTGAAAAAGAAGAAATGAAAAAATTGATTGAAAACATTAAGATTAGTAAACCTATTGAAGAAAATCTTAAAAATGAGCAATATTTAAAAGATAAATTAAAAATAGCTGAAAAATTAGAAAAAACTCCAGAATACAAGTCATTAAATTTAGTTTCTCTATTAAATGAAATAGAAACTTTTAATATAGAAGATTTAAGAAATAAAAGAGATATTGAAGATGTAAGAAATGAAAATACTCAAAAAATTAAAGATTTAGTTAATAAAATAGATATGAAAGCATTAGAAAAATTAAAAACTGAATATCCAGGACTTAGTTTAAGTGAGTTGTTAACAGCAATAAATAATGTAAAGACACAAAATGTTGTGGATAAATGGGATTTTGGATTTCTTATTAGTAGATTAGAAACTTTAAAAGAAGCAACAAAAAATCAACTAAATGATAGTATTGAAAAAATAAATGAAAAATTAGCTAATAGTGATAGAGATTTATCAAAGTTGTTAGAAGGTTACACAACTGATATATCTAAAGATTATCAAAATTTAAAAGCTAAAATTTATTACACTATGAGAGAAGAAGAAGTTTTATCTGAATTGAAAAATATGCTTAATCAAATGAGTGATAGAAATATTTATTCTAAATTAAATAAAATTTCTAAAAATGAACTTTCAACTTATACAAGTATTCCATTTGAAGTTACTCATGCTCTAAGTGAAAATAAAAATTTAGCTAGAGGTGGATTTATTTCTAATAGAACTGTTCAAGAGAATTTTAAAGGAAATATTTATACAGCTTATGGTTTATTTGAAAAAGGTATATCTTCTAATAATAAATGGGGATTGATGATAGGTGGAGCAAATACAAACCATACAGAAGTTTATAAGAGAACTTTAACTACTGTTGCTACAGAGTCTGAAATAAAAGGAGTTTCTGCTTATTTAGGAACTTACTATAATAAAGAACTTGCTCATAATCTAAATTGGCTTACTGGTGTCGGAGCTCAATATGGAAAATATGATGTTAAGAGAAATATGAAGAATAATTACCAAACTTTAGATTCTAAAGGAAAAGTAAACACATATGGACTTAACACATATTCAGGACTTGTCATGACTTATCCTATTCAAGAAGATGTATATTTACAATTTAAAGGACTTTTAAGTTATAGTGCAATAAAACAAAGTAAGGTAAATGAAAGTGGAGATTTACCATTAAATATTAAATCAAATATTTATCAATATGTAGATGGAGAAGCTGGAGTAAGTTTCAATAAAATATTCTATGGTGATGATATAAAGAGTAGTATATCAGCTGGAGCTTATGGAGTTGTAGGAATATTTGGTTATAACAATAAAAATATGAATGCTAAAGTAGATGGAAGTACTTCTTCATTTGACATAAAAGGAGATAAAGTAAAAAAAGATGCAGTAAAAATTAATTTGGATTATAATGTTCAAGAAGAATCTGGATATAACTATGGTTTAGAAGGAACATATATCACAAATTCAAAAGAAAACAATGTTAAAATTGGTATAAAAGCAGGATATGTATTTTAA